A genomic stretch from Natronomonas gomsonensis includes:
- a CDS encoding alpha/beta fold hydrolase, with product MLGLALYAGYESDRDPEKLRERYTYPESEFVTVDGLTVHYRDTGPEDPNAPTLVCCHGVFASLHTWEGWTDELSSAMRVVSLDLPGFGLTGPHPEGRNGIQETVNFLAAFLDAIGIERASLAGSSRGGEIAWRFAVDYPNRVDRLVLIGAAGYPRKETRWLRRIRDLGPLSWPLQYFTPRPLTEVVVRKAYGNPARIVPETVTRYHELLLRAGNRDAIANLDVQTGDRSADVPRVDAPTLVLWGSEDVVIPPAHGERFAREISDAELVVYQGLGHIPMEEDPKRTVPDVRTFLLDEE from the coding sequence ATGCTGGGTCTAGCGTTGTATGCGGGCTACGAATCGGACCGGGATCCGGAGAAGCTCCGCGAGCGGTACACGTATCCGGAATCGGAGTTCGTGACTGTCGACGGGCTAACTGTTCACTACCGCGACACCGGGCCCGAGGACCCAAACGCCCCGACGCTGGTGTGTTGCCATGGGGTCTTCGCGTCGCTCCATACCTGGGAAGGGTGGACCGACGAACTATCCAGCGCGATGCGGGTCGTAAGCCTCGACCTTCCGGGGTTCGGGCTCACCGGTCCCCACCCGGAAGGACGCAACGGAATCCAAGAGACCGTCAACTTTCTCGCCGCCTTCCTCGATGCCATTGGAATCGAGCGAGCGTCGCTGGCGGGGAGTTCCCGGGGTGGTGAGATCGCTTGGCGGTTCGCTGTTGACTACCCCAACCGCGTCGACCGTCTGGTGTTAATCGGCGCCGCAGGCTATCCACGTAAGGAGACGCGGTGGCTGCGGCGAATACGGGACCTTGGCCCGCTCTCGTGGCCGCTCCAGTACTTCACTCCCCGACCGTTGACGGAGGTGGTCGTTCGGAAGGCATACGGCAACCCTGCGCGAATAGTACCCGAGACTGTGACTCGCTATCATGAACTACTTCTGCGAGCGGGGAACCGCGATGCAATCGCTAATCTGGACGTCCAGACCGGCGATCGGAGCGCCGACGTCCCGCGGGTCGACGCACCGACGCTTGTACTGTGGGGTAGCGAGGACGTGGTAATTCCGCCAGCACACGGGGAGCGGTTCGCTCGTGAAATTTCGGATGCCGAACTCGTTGTCTACCAGGGGTTAGGCCACATCCCGATGGAAGAAGACCCGAAGCGGACGGTTCCCGATGTCCGGACCTTCCTGTTGGACGAGGAGTGA
- a CDS encoding Cdc6/Cdc18 family protein encodes MSQSDELFTREDPIFVNKELLEINHLPDEGRIVGRDDAISKLANAVNPAIFGQSPSNVLIYGKTGTGKSLCAKYVSTRLVETAAEENVNAKTAYVDCAQDTTETQAVQTIASKLNDPDTTGVNIPDKGISTATYYKRLWKILDEQHDVALIILDEIDKLDDDSILMQLSRAGEAGKIESCKIGVIGISNKIRYKDRMDERVKSSLCEREFVFPPYDAGQLNDIMEARRDAFRDGVLDESVISRTAALAAREHGDARKAIDILRYAGEIAQSEEAEVVREEFVDRARDQAETDRFRELIRGSTPHSRYVLQALTILSLNSPKKEGFRTTAIYDLYEQICRQEGSEGLSLRRVRDLLKEHAFLDVTEQSRCSGGSAEGSYTEHQLLEDPEVIQSVLSGSLDSE; translated from the coding sequence ATGTCTCAGTCTGACGAACTATTCACCCGGGAAGATCCGATCTTCGTGAACAAGGAACTCTTAGAAATTAACCATCTCCCGGATGAGGGACGCATCGTTGGGCGAGACGACGCGATTAGTAAACTCGCAAATGCAGTGAATCCGGCTATCTTTGGCCAGAGTCCGAGCAACGTTCTTATTTACGGTAAGACGGGGACTGGGAAATCTTTGTGTGCAAAATACGTCTCAACACGACTTGTCGAAACTGCTGCCGAGGAGAACGTTAACGCGAAGACTGCCTACGTTGACTGTGCACAGGATACAACTGAAACACAGGCTGTTCAAACCATCGCTAGTAAACTCAACGACCCTGACACGACTGGCGTTAACATCCCAGATAAGGGAATCAGTACCGCGACGTACTACAAGCGGCTCTGGAAAATCCTGGATGAGCAGCACGACGTTGCGTTAATCATCCTTGATGAAATCGACAAACTCGACGACGACAGCATCCTGATGCAGCTCTCACGAGCGGGAGAAGCGGGAAAAATCGAGAGTTGTAAGATCGGCGTGATTGGGATTAGCAACAAGATTCGGTACAAAGATCGAATGGACGAGCGTGTTAAAAGTAGTCTCTGTGAGCGTGAGTTTGTCTTCCCACCATACGATGCCGGACAACTGAATGATATCATGGAAGCACGACGGGATGCCTTCCGCGACGGTGTCCTAGACGAGAGCGTGATTTCTCGCACTGCAGCACTGGCCGCTCGCGAACACGGGGATGCACGCAAGGCAATTGACATCCTCCGATACGCCGGCGAGATCGCACAATCCGAGGAGGCAGAGGTCGTCCGTGAGGAGTTCGTCGATAGAGCTCGTGACCAGGCAGAAACCGATCGGTTCCGTGAACTCATTCGAGGTTCGACACCCCACTCACGATACGTACTACAAGCGTTGACAATCCTCTCGCTTAATTCACCGAAAAAAGAGGGATTCAGAACCACTGCTATCTACGATTTATATGAGCAAATTTGCCGACAGGAGGGCTCCGAGGGACTTTCGTTGCGTCGGGTTCGTGACCTCCTGAAAGAACATGCGTTCTTGGATGTTACCGAGCAATCTCGATGCTCCGGTGGTAGTGCTGAAGGTAGCTACACCGAACACCAACTGCTTGAAGACCCGGAAGTCATCCAGAGTGTCCTCTCGGGGAGCCTTGATTCTGAGTGA
- a CDS encoding MarR family transcriptional regulator, translated as MSIDLGTAEGMESRELVHFVTQQTRFALINNILQHPDQLPSMYELEELNPSVSDATVYKHIQKLIDAGIVKEVALGDDQRRQGYPWKFYGLTEEGREFLEEHNLLAAEETLQQIYDTISDKPEKMIKYENAPRPDGV; from the coding sequence ATGAGCATCGACCTGGGGACAGCTGAGGGGATGGAATCCCGCGAACTCGTCCACTTCGTCACCCAACAGACGCGGTTCGCGCTGATCAACAACATCCTCCAGCACCCCGACCAGCTCCCCTCGATGTACGAGCTCGAGGAGCTCAACCCCAGCGTGAGCGACGCCACCGTCTACAAGCACATCCAGAAACTCATCGACGCCGGCATCGTCAAGGAGGTCGCCCTGGGCGACGACCAGCGCCGACAGGGCTACCCCTGGAAGTTCTACGGACTCACGGAGGAGGGCCGGGAGTTCCTGGAGGAGCACAACCTGCTGGCCGCTGAAGAGACGCTCCAGCAAATCTACGACACCATCTCCGACAAGCCCGAGAAGATGATCAAGTACGAGAACGCCCCCCGTCCCGACGGCGTCTAA
- a CDS encoding MarR family transcriptional regulator — protein MLRRIELDVLATVERGDTISELATKLDHSESYLSRAVADLVEKRLVYTERDGRRKRVVPSDARAVELYQDLVRQHSHINFPELLTGKSLEVLYYLDQPRTVSEIADRSDNYRNTVNRVLKRFRDRGLVGTANGHYEFNADFDHLHEFARELAHHLHRQRLEAVAPKGTILWEDYDEFLAQAETEIDAAAFHETGLARFAAFDLQFLLTGHRYYVYSEDLDAVSPAELCCHTLLIDDGSRHRSYCLLLLSHVDVDEADLREQAAKYGLEDEIDAVLRYLETHGEVDDARLPEWDEFQKLAADYEVPLPS, from the coding sequence GTGCTCCGGCGCATCGAACTGGATGTCCTCGCCACGGTCGAACGCGGCGACACAATCTCCGAGCTCGCGACGAAGCTCGACCACAGCGAGAGTTACCTCTCTCGTGCCGTCGCCGACCTCGTCGAGAAGAGGCTCGTCTACACGGAACGCGACGGGCGGCGAAAACGAGTCGTCCCGTCAGATGCTCGCGCCGTCGAGCTCTATCAGGACCTCGTCCGCCAGCACTCCCACATCAACTTCCCCGAGCTGCTGACCGGGAAATCACTCGAGGTACTGTACTACCTCGACCAGCCGCGAACCGTCTCCGAAATCGCTGACCGAAGCGACAATTACCGCAACACGGTTAACCGCGTCCTCAAGCGGTTTCGCGACCGGGGTCTCGTCGGGACGGCCAACGGCCACTACGAGTTCAACGCCGACTTCGACCACCTCCACGAGTTCGCCCGTGAACTCGCACACCATCTACATCGCCAGCGCCTCGAAGCCGTTGCCCCGAAGGGCACGATTCTCTGGGAGGACTACGACGAATTCCTCGCGCAGGCCGAGACGGAGATCGACGCAGCGGCGTTCCACGAAACCGGCCTCGCTCGATTCGCGGCCTTCGACCTCCAGTTCCTGCTCACCGGCCACCGCTACTACGTCTACTCCGAGGACCTCGACGCGGTCTCGCCGGCGGAGCTCTGCTGTCACACGCTGTTAATCGACGACGGCAGCCGTCACCGCTCGTACTGTCTCCTCCTGCTCAGCCACGTCGACGTCGACGAGGCGGACCTCCGAGAGCAGGCGGCGAAGTATGGCCTCGAAGACGAAATCGACGCCGTGCTCCGCTACCTCGAGACGCACGGGGAGGTCGACGATGCCCGACTCCCGGAGTGGGATGAGTTCCAGAAGCTGGCGGCTGACTACGAGGTGCCACTACCATCATGA
- a CDS encoding DUF6036 family nucleotidyltransferase has translation MRPTFGREYIENEFQRIGDGLSEPLTVYLIGGGAMSLRDLKGATKDIDLVVPDGDAYGQLWAVLMDLGYAEVQSLDPDYRALGATSCVENDDGCRLDIFNQQVANKLVLTDGMQERSEQFLDTDRLMVRLVSNEDIFLFKAIAGRDDDIEDMNMLVQAGLDYDVVRAELEAQIERLGDDQFATFANEALVELEGRYGVTTPIEARVQELTNRYYRGLEVLQALDEPKTVDELAAKLELDTDEVHDRIAYLSTFDRVRRDGDTVRPVE, from the coding sequence ATGAGACCAACATTCGGACGTGAGTACATCGAGAACGAATTCCAGCGAATCGGAGACGGGCTATCTGAACCGCTCACGGTCTACCTGATCGGTGGTGGCGCGATGTCGCTGCGCGACCTCAAGGGAGCGACGAAAGATATCGACCTGGTCGTCCCAGATGGCGACGCGTACGGCCAGCTGTGGGCCGTCCTGATGGACCTCGGGTATGCGGAAGTTCAATCGCTGGATCCAGATTACCGGGCGCTGGGGGCGACGAGCTGCGTCGAAAACGACGATGGGTGTCGCCTCGACATCTTCAACCAGCAGGTCGCGAACAAGCTCGTGCTCACCGACGGGATGCAAGAGCGCAGCGAGCAGTTCCTCGACACGGATCGACTGATGGTCCGGCTAGTCAGCAACGAGGATATCTTCCTGTTCAAGGCGATCGCCGGCCGTGACGACGACATCGAGGACATGAATATGCTCGTGCAGGCCGGCCTCGATTACGACGTCGTCCGGGCTGAGCTCGAAGCCCAAATCGAACGCCTGGGGGACGATCAGTTTGCCACGTTCGCGAATGAGGCCCTGGTCGAACTCGAGGGGCGGTACGGAGTGACCACGCCGATCGAGGCCCGCGTCCAGGAGCTGACGAATAGATACTACCGGGGGCTCGAAGTCCTCCAGGCACTCGACGAGCCGAAGACCGTCGACGAACTGGCCGCCAAACTGGAGCTGGATACTGACGAGGTTCACGACCGGATCGCGTATCTCTCTACGTTCGACCGGGTCCGTCGGGATGGCGACACGGTCCGTCCTGTGGAGTAG
- a CDS encoding MOSC domain-containing protein → MNGVGTVKRIFTAPEAEVEMVEQSDVKAVAGSGLEGDRYFSEIETGTFVTWGPDEERPNGYDVTLIEREAIDGIEREADVELSPGEHRRNIITRDAALNHLVGKRFRVGDAIFQGDRLCEPCGYLQDLIEKDVLEPLAHRGGLRADILESGRIRSNDEIEPLE, encoded by the coding sequence ATGAACGGTGTTGGGACTGTCAAACGCATCTTTACGGCCCCAGAGGCCGAGGTCGAGATGGTCGAGCAGAGTGATGTCAAAGCCGTCGCTGGCAGTGGTCTTGAAGGCGACCGCTATTTTAGCGAAATTGAGACGGGGACCTTCGTCACGTGGGGTCCGGATGAGGAACGGCCCAATGGCTATGACGTAACGCTCATCGAGCGAGAAGCAATCGATGGTATTGAGCGCGAGGCAGATGTCGAACTCAGTCCCGGCGAACATCGGCGGAATATCATCACTCGTGATGCCGCACTCAACCATCTTGTCGGCAAGCGTTTTCGTGTCGGAGACGCCATCTTTCAAGGCGACCGACTCTGTGAACCCTGCGGGTATCTCCAAGATCTCATCGAGAAGGATGTATTGGAGCCGCTGGCTCACCGGGGCGGGCTTCGGGCAGACATTCTCGAAAGCGGGCGTATTCGCTCGAATGACGAGATAGAACCGCTCGAATAG
- a CDS encoding antibiotic biosynthesis monooxygenase family protein has translation MYLVTFRLDPGEYDEEFHELNDKIQVAAEETDGFLGKRTWNDLESDEVLVVYYWESLDALESFGADPDHKQAKQRWTEWYDAYEVTVTEVLERYGSGFNDDADPPN, from the coding sequence ATGTATCTCGTCACGTTTCGTCTTGATCCGGGAGAATACGACGAGGAATTCCACGAACTGAACGACAAGATACAGGTAGCTGCCGAGGAGACAGACGGGTTCCTCGGTAAACGCACGTGGAACGACCTCGAAAGTGACGAGGTTCTCGTTGTCTACTACTGGGAATCACTAGACGCACTCGAATCGTTTGGAGCGGATCCAGACCACAAGCAAGCAAAGCAACGGTGGACTGAATGGTACGACGCATACGAAGTCACCGTTACAGAAGTACTCGAACGGTACGGAAGCGGATTCAATGACGACGCAGACCCTCCCAATTAG
- a CDS encoding trans-sulfuration enzyme family protein, translated as MTRDTNRSPEHRFRTLAVGSGPNGIRPVEGGPDDVIPPLHLSTTFEWAGSDEITEHAYSRESNPTRVALEDQIARLEGGEHGLVFASGMAAISTTMLSLVPPGGHIVSSDSVYSGTEKLLTEILAGHFGIDIDFIDARDPENVAAVADSDTDLIWVETPSNPLIRLCDVRSIADIAQDHNAAFGVDSTFASPYFQAPLDLGADVVVHSTTKYLNGHSDSTGGAVITDDDAAFENLAFSQQTGLGNMLAPFDCYLVARGIKTLPTRMEDHEKNAMAVARFLEDHDWVDRVHYPGLESHPQHDLAAEQMSGYSGMLSFEFDGTLAEIEAFVEGLDIFTPGASLGGVESLIEVPSLMIPDEVDHGPATAEVPENLVRMSVGIEDVDDLREDLRTALP; from the coding sequence ATGACACGAGATACTAACCGTTCCCCCGAGCACCGATTCAGAACGCTCGCCGTCGGATCTGGTCCAAATGGGATTCGTCCCGTGGAAGGTGGACCGGACGATGTCATTCCGCCACTACACCTCTCGACCACCTTCGAGTGGGCTGGGTCTGACGAAATTACTGAACACGCGTACTCGCGCGAGAGCAATCCAACGCGGGTGGCCCTCGAAGACCAGATCGCCCGCCTCGAAGGAGGCGAGCATGGATTGGTGTTTGCTTCGGGGATGGCTGCTATCTCGACGACGATGTTATCGCTGGTTCCGCCGGGGGGTCACATCGTGTCGTCGGACTCCGTCTATAGCGGTACTGAGAAGCTGCTCACAGAGATACTGGCGGGGCACTTCGGTATCGACATAGACTTTATCGACGCCCGTGACCCCGAAAACGTTGCTGCGGTAGCTGATTCAGACACTGACTTGATCTGGGTAGAGACGCCGTCGAATCCATTGATACGTCTTTGTGATGTCCGCTCGATAGCCGACATCGCTCAGGATCACAATGCCGCGTTCGGAGTTGACAGCACCTTCGCAAGTCCATATTTCCAAGCGCCGCTCGACCTGGGTGCAGACGTCGTCGTCCACAGCACCACCAAGTACCTCAATGGCCACTCCGACTCGACTGGTGGCGCCGTAATCACGGATGACGATGCAGCATTCGAGAACTTGGCGTTTTCCCAGCAGACCGGGCTCGGGAATATGCTTGCCCCGTTCGACTGCTATCTCGTTGCAAGAGGGATCAAGACGTTACCGACACGGATGGAAGACCACGAGAAAAACGCGATGGCAGTGGCTCGATTTCTTGAGGACCACGACTGGGTCGATCGCGTTCACTACCCGGGACTCGAAAGCCACCCCCAACACGATCTCGCCGCCGAACAGATGTCAGGGTATAGCGGGATGCTCTCCTTCGAGTTCGACGGCACGCTCGCCGAAATTGAAGCGTTCGTCGAGGGGCTCGATATATTCACTCCTGGAGCAAGCCTCGGTGGCGTAGAGAGTTTGATTGAGGTACCATCGCTGATGATTCCCGATGAGGTTGATCACGGGCCAGCTACGGCTGAGGTCCCGGAAAACCTCGTACGGATGTCGGTCGGTATCGAAGATGTCGATGATCTTCGCGAAGACCTCCGGACAGCGCTCCCGTAA